A stretch of Deltaproteobacteria bacterium DNA encodes these proteins:
- a CDS encoding DUF3365 domain-containing protein has protein sequence MKYPQMKKFLFFAAVCLFTAVEARSEVPDPYMEKARAVVREFHERLRTELMAGMKKGPVHAITVCAQIAPEIASDLSEHYGGKVARTSTRPRNPKNKPDEWESSVLKAFDQRLKAGEAPETIEFSETVQAADGRKEFRYMKAIVIPAGAPCLVCHGSVIDRAVEERIAAIYPEDRARGYKQGDLRGAFTVRLPK, from the coding sequence ATGAAGTATCCCCAAATGAAGAAATTCCTGTTTTTCGCTGCCGTTTGCCTATTCACCGCGGTTGAAGCCCGAAGCGAAGTACCCGATCCGTATATGGAGAAAGCCCGGGCCGTTGTCAGGGAATTTCATGAAAGGCTACGGACTGAACTTATGGCAGGCATGAAGAAAGGCCCTGTGCACGCCATCACGGTCTGTGCCCAGATTGCTCCGGAGATCGCCTCGGATCTTTCTGAACATTATGGAGGAAAGGTCGCCCGCACAAGCACGAGGCCCCGAAATCCGAAAAACAAGCCGGATGAATGGGAAAGCTCTGTACTCAAGGCCTTTGATCAGCGCTTGAAGGCTGGGGAGGCCCCTGAGACCATAGAATTTTCAGAGACCGTCCAGGCCGCTGACGGCAGGAAGGAGTTTCGATACATGAAGGCCATCGTAATCCCAGCAGGCGCCCCCTGTCTGGTATGCCACGGGAGTGTCATAGACCGGGCGGTAGAAGAGCGGATCGCGGCCATCTACCCGGAAGACCGTGCCCGCGGCTACAAACAGGGTGATCTGCGAGGGGCCTTCACCGTACGCCTTCCAAAGTAA